A section of the Flavobacterium sp. J372 genome encodes:
- a CDS encoding DUF4369 domain-containing protein, with the protein MSLKLQGKLTSQLDGKNVILGKQGGMMGFVPVDTAKVENGKFTFKGTVTDPSLHVLNVEFCAGWQTEIILENGEIETRC; encoded by the coding sequence ATGAGTTTGAAATTACAGGGAAAATTGACAAGCCAACTTGACGGTAAAAATGTAATTCTGGGAAAACAAGGCGGAATGATGGGCTTTGTACCTGTTGATACCGCAAAGGTTGAAAATGGTAAATTTACTTTTAAAGGTACAGTAACCGACCCCTCTCTACACGTTTTAAATGTTGAATTTTGTGCTGGCTGGCAAACAGAGATTATTCTTGAAAACGGCGAGATAGAAACCCGATGTTGA